CGTCTCGCCGTAGAGCGCCTTGAACTCCGCGAAGCGGCTGCCGTCCACGATCCGGGCGATCACCTCGCGCACGTCATAGGGCTGCTTCGTGTCGGTGGGAAGGACGCCGTAGAGCTCCTCGGCGGGATAGAGGGGATCGGCCGGCTCGGCGAGATCCAGGTCGACACGCTTGACCGTGTTCAGACGCTCCACGATGTCGCGCACGGTGTGGAGCGCCTCCTCCTCGTTCGCGGCCATGTGGTCCGTCACGCCGCTCACGCGCGAGTGGACCTCGGCGCCCCCGAGATCCTCCGGCGTCACCTCCTCGCCCGTCGCCGCCTTCACGAGCGGGGGACCGCCGAGATAGATCGTCCCGGTTCCCTTGACGATGACGTTCTCGTCCGACATGGCGGGAACGTACGCGCCGCCCGCGGTGCACATGCCGAGCACGGCCGCGACCTGCGGGATGCCCCGCGCCGACATGATCGCCTGGTTGTAGAAGATCCTCCCGAAGTGCTCCTTGTCCGGGAAGACCTCGGCCTGCATGGGGAGGAAGACGCCGCCGGAATCGACGAGGTAGATCGCGGGGAGGCGGTTCTCGAGCGCGATCTCCTGCGCGCGGATGTGCTTCTTCATGGTGAGCGGGTAGTAGGTGCCCCCCTTCACCGTGGCGTCGTTCGCCACGATCATGCATTCGCGCCCCGAGACCATGCCGATCCCGGTCACGATCCCGGCCGAGGGAACCTCGTTTCCGTACTCGCCCCCCGCGGCCAGCGCGGAGAGCTCGAGGAAGGGCGTGTCCGGATCGAGGAGCTGCTCGATCCGCTCGCGGGGGAGGAGCTTCCCGCGGCTCCGGTGGAGCTCGACCGCCTGGGGCGGCCCTCCGCGGCGCACGACCTCGATCCGCTCCCGAAGGTCGGCGGCCAGACGTTCGTGGTGCTTCCGGTTGGCCTGGAACTCCGGGGCCGCGGTCTTCACGTGGCTCTTCAGGACGCTCATGGGCTGGTCACTCTAACCCTCAAGGCGACAAAGGGAAAGAGTGGAAGATACACGGGGCCGGAACCCGCGACGGACGCGTGCCGGGCTCCAGATGGGCCGGTCTCCTGCCGATCCATGCGCTGAAACCCATCGTCAGGAGGCGTCCCCCCGTGCCCGGAACCGATCGCGCCAAGCACTCCACGACCGAGACCCAGTTCGACCGGCGGTCGTGGGCGCTGCTCGGGCTCGCGATCCTCCTCATCGTCGTCGCGTTCTGCGTCGCCATCCCGAGCCTCTACCTCGGACTCGCGCGATCGGGCGTGCTGGGCGACCTCGCCCCCAGCGGCGAGTCCTCGCTCCTCATCGGGCTGATCGGTCTCACCACGCTCTTCTGTCTCTACATGGCGCACCAGCACGCCCAGCTCGTGCAGCTGCGCCGCAAGCTGCGCCACGACGAGATGGAGCTCGAGCAGGCGCGGGGCCGCCTCGGCGAGCTCATCTCGCTCTTCCAGCTCGGCAACACGCTGCACATGGACCTGCCGCTCGGCACCGTGGCGGAGATCACGGTACGACGCCTCGCGACCTCGCTCCATTCGCAGGACGTGACGCTCTTCCTCGCCGACGAGGAGGGGAGAACGCTGTCGTCCCACGCGACCTTCGGCCTCGTGGTCCGCGGGCCCGAGCCGGTCGTCACCGTGGGTGAGGGTCCGGTGGGCTGGGCGGCGCGGCACCGCGAGCCCGTTCTCATGAAGGCGGGCGAGCGGGACGCGCGCTTCGCGGAGTTCTTCGGTTCGCACCCCGACGCGGGCTCGGTCCTGATCCTCCCCGTGTGCGTGGCCAACCGATGCGTCGCGGTCCTCCAGGCATGCCGGGCGCTGAAGGCGGATCGGTTCCGGCTCGAGCATCGGGACATCGGGCAGCTCTTCGCCGAGAACGTCGCCCCGGTGATCGACCGCGCGCAGGCGCAGCTGCGTGTCCGCCGCGCCGCGGCTTCCGCGGGAACCGTGTCGCCCCTCGAGGAGGAGCGCGCGGCGAGCGCGTTCCGCGACGTGTTCCTCACGGCGGCCGCCTCGGAGCTCAAGGCGCCCCTCACCGCGCTCATCGCGTACGCGGAGATCCTGGATCAAAACGACAAGGCGATGACGCCGGCCATGCGGCGCGAGTTCTCGATCCGGCTCCAGGGAGAGGCCGACCGCCTGGTCGTTCTCATCGAGGACGTGCTGGACCTCGTCCGGCTCGAGCTGGGCCGCTACCTCCTGGACCTCCGCCTCGACAACGTGAACCGGGTGATCCGGTCCGCGCTGGACTCCCTGCGCGAACAGACCGAGGCGCGCCGCGTCGCGGTGGACCTGGACCTGGACGCTTCCATCCCCGACCAGCACCTCGATCCCTCGAAGCTCCGCCAGGCGGTCTCGCACCTCCTCCGCAACGCGCTCCGCTTCTCGCCCCAGCGTGGCCGCGTGCGGCTTCTCTCCTCGCTCACGGCGGAAGGAGTCCTGATCGAGATCCGCGATCCGGGCCCGCCCATGCCGGAAGACTCGTCCGCCGGCGTCTTCGACCTGGAGAACACGGGAGATCGCCACCCGCGCTGCAAGGAAGGCCACGGATTCGGACTCCATCTGTCGCGCCGGTTCGTGGAGCTGCACGGGGGGAAGGTCGGCGCGCGCACGTCGCCGGATGGAGGGTCGACGCTCTGGATCCGGCTCCCCCGGGGCGAGGATCTCTCGAGCCTGATCGGATCCGACCCGTTCGCCGAGGAGATCGCGAGAAGCTAGCTCGGGCGCGCGCTCCGCGACTTCGAGAGCGCGGCCTGCACCATCGCGAGCTCGCCCACGTTCTCGAGCGTCACCATCCCCACGAGCGTGCCGTCCGCCTCCACGACCGGCACGGCCGGGCATCCGGTCTCCTGCATGCGAAGGAAGACCCGGTCGAGGAGATCCCTCGGGTGCGCGGTGCCGCAGGTCGTGCGGGCGATCTCGTGCACGGGCCGGTCCGTGCGGCCGCTCGCCAGCGCGCGGAGGAGATCCGCCCGCGTCAGGATTCCCGGCATCTCCCCCGGCGCGGCGAGGACGGGAAAGTCCTGCTGATGTCCGGCCAGGAGGAGCTCCACGGCGCGCGAGAGCGGGTCCGTGGGACGGAGCGCGCGGAAGTCGCGGATCATCGCGCGTCCCACCGGAACGCCGTCGAAAGCGGAGCGCATCTGCACGGCCGCGGCCTCCTGTCCCGCGCCGATGAAGACGAAGAGCGCGATGAAGAGGAGGATCGGGTTCCCCCAGAGCCCGAAGAGACCGAAGAGGAGCGCGATCCCCTGCCCCACGCTCGCGGCGATCTGCGTGGCGCGCACGTAGTCGAGCTTGATCGCGAGGAGCGCGCGCAGGACGCGCCCGCCGTCCATGGGAAACGCCGGGATCAGGTTGAAGAGGGCGAGGAAGACGTTGTACACGAGGAGCCGCCCCGCGAAGCTCTCCTGGAGCTCGACCGGGTTCCGGATCGTCTCCCACACGCCGGACCACACGAGGAAGGCGAGGAGCGCGATCGCGATCACCACGTTCACCGCGGGTCCGGCGAGCGCCACCGCGATCTCCTGCGCGGGCTTCTCCGGAATGCGCTCGAGCCTCGCGACCCCGCCGATCGGGAGGAGCGTGATGTCCCGCGTCTTCACGCCGTAGCGGCGGGCGGTGATCGCGTGTCCCAGCTCGTGCAGGACGACGCAACCGAAGAGCGCGAGCAGGAACCCGATCCACTCCGCGGCCTCCGCGGCGGACCGCCCGCGCGCGAGCACCACGTAGAGGAAGACGAGAAACAGGACGAAGGTCGCGTGGATCCGAATCGGAATCCCCGCGACCTTCGCGACCTGCCAAGACCAGCGCATGATGCCCTTCCGGGCGGCGCTCTAGGCGCCCGAGCGGCTGATGCGGACCGGCTCGTTCAGCGTGACCTGGATCTTCTGTCCCGCCGGCAGCACGATCTGATCGCCCTTCGTGGCGACCGCGATACCGGTACCGACGATCGCGCCGGCCGCGGCGCCCTTCGCGATGTCGTCCTTGCCGCCGAGGACGCCGCCGAGAATGCCTCCCGCGACCGCGCCTCCGCCGATCTCGATCGCGCTCTCCTTGGCGTCACCCTTTCCTTCGAGGCGGAGCGGCACCGCCGAGATGGCGTACGACCTGCCGTCCGGAGTGTTGAGGTTCGTCCAGCGGATCGTGAGCTTCGCCCCTCCCGCGACCCGGCCCGCGCCGTCCACGAGCGTGCACGTCCCGTGGATCGACGACCCGGCGGGAACCGCGACGACGCCGCCCACGCGCTCGGAGCTCGAGAGGCGGAGGCTCACGGGATCGCCTTCGTCGTTCTTGCCGGTATTGATCGGGGTCTGGAGCGTGCCGACCATCACGGTGCCGGACGGGAGCGTCAAGGAGCTCGGAGCGCGAGCCACACGGTCGCCGCCGCCTTCGTTGCCCGCGTTCGCGTCGGTCTTGTCCGCCTGCTCCTTGCCGCGCTCGGCGATGGCGGACTGCTGATCGCCACAGCCCCATGCGAGGAGGGCGATCGATAGAATCGCGACGAGAAGGAAGCTCGTTCGCGCCATGAGCGTTCGGTTGGTGATTGCCGTCATGTGGTACCTCCTATGAGGTCCCGGATCCGGAACCCCGCAGAAATCGTTCGAGCCAGGTCCGCACTTCGCGATTCCACACGATCGAGTTCTTCGGCTTCAGCACCCAGTGATTCTCGTCCGGGAAGAAGACGAGCCGCGACTCGACCCGCTTGGCCTGGTAGATGTTGTACACGGCGAGCGCCTGTCCGTGCGGGACGCGGTAGTCGCGCTCGCCATGGATCACCAGCATGGGGCTCGTGAAGCCCCGGGCGAACCGGGCGGGATTCCATCGGTCGATCGCCTCGAGGTGGTCCCACGGCTCGCCGCCGTATGCCTGGTGACGTCCTTGCGTGATGTCGCTTCCGTACTCCGCGATCAGGTCGAAGACTCCCGCATGATTGATCAGGCAGCGGAAGCGGTCGGTGTTGCCGGCGATCCAGCAGACGAGATAGCCGCC
This genomic window from Candidatus Eisenbacteria bacterium contains:
- a CDS encoding site-2 protease family protein; amino-acid sequence: MRWSWQVAKVAGIPIRIHATFVLFLVFLYVVLARGRSAAEAAEWIGFLLALFGCVVLHELGHAITARRYGVKTRDITLLPIGGVARLERIPEKPAQEIAVALAGPAVNVVIAIALLAFLVWSGVWETIRNPVELQESFAGRLLVYNVFLALFNLIPAFPMDGGRVLRALLAIKLDYVRATQIAASVGQGIALLFGLFGLWGNPILLFIALFVFIGAGQEAAAVQMRSAFDGVPVGRAMIRDFRALRPTDPLSRAVELLLAGHQQDFPVLAAPGEMPGILTRADLLRALASGRTDRPVHEIARTTCGTAHPRDLLDRVFLRMQETGCPAVPVVEADGTLVGMVTLENVGELAMVQAALSKSRSARPS
- a CDS encoding carboxyl transferase domain-containing protein; this encodes MSVLKSHVKTAAPEFQANRKHHERLAADLRERIEVVRRGGPPQAVELHRSRGKLLPRERIEQLLDPDTPFLELSALAAGGEYGNEVPSAGIVTGIGMVSGRECMIVANDATVKGGTYYPLTMKKHIRAQEIALENRLPAIYLVDSGGVFLPMQAEVFPDKEHFGRIFYNQAIMSARGIPQVAAVLGMCTAGGAYVPAMSDENVIVKGTGTIYLGGPPLVKAATGEEVTPEDLGGAEVHSRVSGVTDHMAANEEEALHTVRDIVERLNTVKRVDLDLAEPADPLYPAEELYGVLPTDTKQPYDVREVIARIVDGSRFAEFKALYGET
- a CDS encoding TrbI/VirB10 family protein, with product MTAITNRTLMARTSFLLVAILSIALLAWGCGDQQSAIAERGKEQADKTDANAGNEGGGDRVARAPSSLTLPSGTVMVGTLQTPINTGKNDEGDPVSLRLSSSERVGGVVAVPAGSSIHGTCTLVDGAGRVAGGAKLTIRWTNLNTPDGRSYAISAVPLRLEGKGDAKESAIEIGGGAVAGGILGGVLGGKDDIAKGAAAGAIVGTGIAVATKGDQIVLPAGQKIQVTLNEPVRISRSGA
- a CDS encoding GAF domain-containing sensor histidine kinase → MPGTDRAKHSTTETQFDRRSWALLGLAILLIVVAFCVAIPSLYLGLARSGVLGDLAPSGESSLLIGLIGLTTLFCLYMAHQHAQLVQLRRKLRHDEMELEQARGRLGELISLFQLGNTLHMDLPLGTVAEITVRRLATSLHSQDVTLFLADEEGRTLSSHATFGLVVRGPEPVVTVGEGPVGWAARHREPVLMKAGERDARFAEFFGSHPDAGSVLILPVCVANRCVAVLQACRALKADRFRLEHRDIGQLFAENVAPVIDRAQAQLRVRRAAASAGTVSPLEEERAASAFRDVFLTAAASELKAPLTALIAYAEILDQNDKAMTPAMRREFSIRLQGEADRLVVLIEDVLDLVRLELGRYLLDLRLDNVNRVIRSALDSLREQTEARRVAVDLDLDASIPDQHLDPSKLRQAVSHLLRNALRFSPQRGRVRLLSSLTAEGVLIEIRDPGPPMPEDSSAGVFDLENTGDRHPRCKEGHGFGLHLSRRFVELHGGKVGARTSPDGGSTLWIRLPRGEDLSSLIGSDPFAEEIARS